One part of the Papilio machaon chromosome 5, ilPapMach1.1, whole genome shotgun sequence genome encodes these proteins:
- the LOC106708692 gene encoding growth-blocking peptide, long form — protein sequence MKLSLIVLLCVGIVVISPESNGDVVVDLFGKIQESAQKIGDDIKNVFQSNNKQNNQYPRESVKVSKPDSRDADRIVFDRSEVTQASVTTPKGVSNNTKADPQAGRENFRGACATGYERTSDGRCKPTF from the coding sequence ATGAAGCTATCGCTTATCGTTTTACTTTGTGTCGGGATAGTTGTAATAAGTCCCGAATCAAATGGAGACGTGGTCGTGGATCTGTTTGGGAAAATTCAAGAATCAGCACAAAAAATCGGAGACGATATAAAGAATGTTTTTCAATcgaacaataaacaaaataaccaGTATCCAAGAGAGTCAGTGAAAGTGTCTAAACCCGATAGCAGAGATGCTGACAGGATAGTTTTTGACAGATCAGAGGTAACACAGGCCAGTGTGACCACACCCAAGGGTGTCTCGAATAACACAAAAGCGGATCCACAAGCTGGAAGAGAAAATTTCAGAGGCGCATGTGCTACCGGATACGAGCGCACGTCTGATGGAAGATGTAAacctactttttaa